The stretch of DNA GGCAGTGCCCCTCGAAGAGGACACCTTCCTCGACCACGACGACCGGCGCCTCGACGTCCCCGAACACCCGGGCGCTGCCCCGCAGCTCCACGCGCTCGGTCGCCAGCACGTTGCCCGTGACCTCGCCGCTGATGACGACGGTGCCGGCGTGGACGGTGGCGTTGACGATGCCCCGCTCGCCGATGATGAGCGTGTCGGTGCTGTGAATCTCGCCGCTGAACTTCCCGTTCAGCATCACGGTGCCGTGGAAGGTGTACTTGCCCTCGATCTCCGAGCCCTCGTCGATGAACGCGGTGAGATCGCCCGCTTTGACGGACGC from Candidatus Methylomirabilota bacterium encodes:
- a CDS encoding polymer-forming cytoskeletal protein — its product is MVFRRKNKNVKASVKAGDLTAFIDEGSEIEGKYTFHGTVMLNGKFSGEIHSTDTLIIGERGIVNATVHAGTVVISGEVTGNVLATERVELRGSARVFGDVEAPVVVVEEGVLFEGHCRMTKTNPIEAAPTRDHSVISLKR